The Candidatus Denitrolinea symbiosum DNA window GCGCCGTCTCACTCGGCTGGATTTCACAAGATGCCGCACAGATTTCAGACGAATAAACAGATGATGAAGAGGTTCCTTCCAGGCTGGCGCGGTCTTGCCCAATTATTCGCTGTTACCGTACTACCGCTTACGATCCTTCTGTTGATTATCGCGTTTGGCAGTGTAACTCTTCATCAAAGGGATATGCGGGACCTCGTCGGCGAACGCGATGAACGCGCGGTTCAATCCGCCGCAGCCGCGCTCGAATCTGAATTGCATCATCGCCTGGCAGCGATTTCCAGCATGGTGGCATACGCTGGTGCAACCAGGGACTTGACGATTGGTAAGATCCTCACTGCGTCAACCGATCTGACGTCGGATTTCGACGGGGGAGTGGCATTCCTGGATCTGGATGGACGTTTGATAGCAAATACGAGTCATGACGGACTTTGGGATTGGGTCGCGCAAAATCCTAGAAACCTCCGCATCGCCTCTCCACTGGATGCTTCGACTGCGCTCAGCACAAGCCTCGATCCTGTCTTCTCCAACCCATTCATGGATCCAAACTCGAATCACACCTTCGTCATCATCTCGATTTACTCGCCATCTCTCGACGCGATCGCGGCTGGAGCGTTCTCGCCTGAAGCGCTTGCCGCGCAAACCCTGTCGGCGTCCTATCCTGCCGACAGTGAAGTCATGATTTATCTCGTGGATTCATCACGCCGTGTTCTCTTTTTCAGCGGCGCACCTGAAGCCCAAAGCCTGTCTGCCGATCACCCAGGTGTGGCAGAGGCTTTACACGGCGAAAGCGGGACGCGTTACGTCCAGGTGGATGACGGCGAGCATGTAATCGCCTACAGCCCCATTCCCTCGACAGGCTGGGCGCTCATCACAGAGGAAGCCTGGCAGGCAGTGATCAGCCCTTCGCTGCAAATTACCCAGATGGCGCCATTGGTGCTTGTGCCTGCCTTCATCCTTGCGCTGGTTGCATTGTGGTTTGGGGCAAAGCAGATCGTCCAGCCCCTGCAACAACTGGAAGCAAAGTCTGCGGCGCTGGCGTGGGGCGACTTCGACGCCATCAAAACATCGGTGGGCGGGATTTCGGAAGTGCGTCACCTGCAAATCGAATTGAAGGAGATGGCGCGCAAGGTGCAAGCCGCCCAGGAGGGACTGCACGATTACATTGGCGCGATCACCTCCGCCCAGGAGGAGGAACGCCTACGCCTGGCGCGTGAACTGCATGACGATACCATTCAGGCGGTCATCGCCCTCAAGCAGCGCGTCCAGCTCGCGCACAAGTCGGTCAAGACCGAGAACGGCCATCAGGCTCTCAGAGAACTCGAAACGCTTGCCGAGCAAACCATCGAAAACCTTCGGCGTTTGACGCGCGCCCTTCGCCCAATTTATCTTGAGGATTTGGGTCTTGTCACCGCGCTCGAAATGCTGGCGCGCGAGACCAGCCAGAATCATCCGGTGTATATTGGTTTCAGGAAATTGGGCGATGAACAGCGCCTCTCGCGTGAAGTGGAACTGGCGTTGTATCGCATTGCGCAGGAAGCATTAAGTAATGTGGTACGCCATTCACAGGCGCAGCGCGCGGAACTGCTCATTTCGTTCAAAGAGAAGGAAACCAAACTGGAAGTGAGTGACAATGGCAAAGGGTTCGATATGCCAATGAGCCCCACCGATTTTGCGCCAAGTGGACATTTTGGCTTGCTTGGCATCCGCGAACGCGCGGACTTGATCGGAGCACGGCTCGAGATTGAATCCGCTTTGGGAAAGGGGACCAGACTCAGGCTTGTCCTGAGCCGTCGCACCGGATCCGTCGAATCCGAAACTGCAAGAGGCAGGTTGTGACGGGATAAACGTCATAAGCCATTTTGCCTATTCCGAGTCCCGTCATCCTGCGCTTATACAGGTGCGGGATTTTGCTTATTATCGAAACAGCAAGACCTGACATGCGATGCACTGAGCCTGTCGAAGTGTCGTATCCGTGCCATCATCAACCAAAACACATCCAGGGACACGGGCCTTAATCATCAAGTATTCGTGGAGACATGTCAGGCCTCTTGTTAGGAGAAGGTATGGCAACTGAAACAACATCATTGTTCCCAAATCAAAGTGAAAGACTGAAAATCTTTTTGCACGCCTTGTTATTTGTGTTTGGATTCTCGCTGGTTTTCGTCATCGGCTGGGGCGGATCGGTGACCGCACTCGGTCAATTGTTCGGAACGTATAAACGCGTCATCGCACAAATCGGGGGCGTGGTCGTGATCGCATTTGGATTGGCGACGCTGGAAGTGATCCATATCCCCTGGTTCTATGCAGACACGCGCACCCAATACTCGGGTCAGCGCGGGACTTTTGGCGGCTCGGCGCTGATGGGCATTTTCTTCGCCGCAGGCTGGAGTCCGTGCATCGGCGCCACGCTGGGCGCGATCCTGACGATGGGTCTCAGCCAGCAAACGGTTGGGCAGGCAATGTGGCTGGCATCCGGGTATTCCCTTGGGCTGGGCATTCCTTTCCTTGCGATGGCGGTGGGGCTCGAGCGCGCCTCGGGCTGGGTCAAACGCATGCGGCCATATCAAAAGTACTTCAAAATTGCCAGCGGGGTGTTTATCATCACGATTGGCATTCTACTTCTCACAAACACAATGAGCCTGATCGCCATCTGGGCGTTCAAAAACGGACTCTATATCGAGAAGTTCACCCTCTTCGCCGCCGCACCGACTTATTTCACTGCCATCCTCGCGGGCTTGTTATCCTTCTTATCACCCTGCGTACTCCCGCTCGTACCCGCATACCTCGGTTACCTGAGTGGACACACGATACAAAAGGCATAACGAATGAGAAGTCTGATTTTTGTATTATTGTCCGCCCTCCTTCTGGCAGGCTGTCAATCCAGTCAAGTGACAGGTGAAACGGTAAACAACGGGAAGGGTTCGTATCGAAACATCTCTCCCGATGAATTGAACACCATGTTGAAGGACAAGGACTTCGTCCTTGTCAATGTTCATATCCCGTTTGCAGGGGACATTGCCATTACAGATTTGTCCATTCCCTATGACCAGATCGGGGCGGCTGAGAATCTCTCGCAACTGCCCGCAGATAAGAACGCGAAAGTCGTCCTGTACTGCCGCAGTGGGCGCATGAGCGAGATCGCCGCCGAAGAACTTGTTTCACTTGGGTATACCAATATCTGGAACCTTGTCGGCGGGATGGTGGAATGGGAACAAGCCGGTTACGAATTGGAAAAATAAGGTGAGATATGGAAAAGACTCGCGAACCAATGGATAAAATTCTTTCAGCAAAAAGACGAATCAGGCAGGTCGGGGCGTTTTTCGTCGTCGTCACTGTTGCTTTTCTATTCGGCGTGGGTAGCGGTTACCTGAAATGGGGACAGGATGAGACGGCGGAATCGACACAGCAAGAGGAATTGATTATGCTCTATGAGCAGGTCAACCCAAAGGACGGGTACACCCTGCCCGTCTCCTACGGGGACATTGGTCCACAACTGCTCGAGAGTGGCGTGATTGACTACGATGCATTTGCCGCGATCTACGAAAACTCAAGCACTCCACTTTCTGAGGCACAAATTAAGGCGCTCACGCAGGGCAGCGATGAGCCAATTGTCATTAACGCTGAAAACGCCCACTTCCTGCTCAACTATTTTTGGGCAGTTGGGCTGGTCAACAAGAACCCGATACTGACAGAGGGTCCCATTGTACAAAACAGCGGCGGACAAATCGAGCGCTTCGCCTCCACAGGTGGATGGACGCTTGCCGCGAAACCCATCACTGAACTCTATGCAAGCGTGGACTTGATCCCATTGACTGCCGAACAACAAAAACGTGTGGAGGAAGTGGCGGCAGCGGTGTATCGTCCCTGCTGCAACAACCCCACTCTTTTTCCCGACTGCAATCACGGCATGGCGATGCTTGGTCTGCTGGAGTTGATGGCTTCACAAGGCGCGAGTACGGATGATATGTTCGAAGCCGCGAAATACGTCAACGCGTTCTGGTTCCCGCAGCAAAACCTTGAAACTGCGCTCTATCTAAAGTCAACCCAAGACATGGACTTTGAAGATGCCGATGCGCGTCTGGTCACTGGCGTCAGATTCTCTTCCGGATCAGGATTCGCCGCCGTTCACCAGCAATTGCAAGCCAGCGGTCTCCTGCCACAGGCTCCCGGTCAGGGCGGCAGTTGTGCGAATTGAAATTGAATAAGCAAAAATGCCCGCAGCGATTCGGGTAATTTTGCTCTCAACGAATACGTCCAAACAGAATGATAATCAATTGAAAGAAAGGAGAAAAAACAATGACTGGCACAGTCCGCGATCCCGTTTGCGGCATGGATATTGACCCCGCCACTGCCGCAGGTACCTCCGAGTATAAAGGACAGACCTATTACTTCTGCTCACTTGGCTGCAAGAAATCCTTCGACAAGGACCCTGAGAAATACCTTGCCAAGCCCGACGAACACGCCCACCACCATTAGTGGATTCCCTTTCCCCTTGGGCGAGGGGCAAGTGAAGAAAATGGCTTATCCGACGATAAGCCATTTTGCTTATATCGAATCAGGCAGGAAACCGCTCGCACGCGTTGTCAAAGCGGCATACACTACAAGTCATCTCAAAATGTCATGCTGAGCAGAGCGAAGCATCTCAACTGCGCCATATCTGAGACTCTTCGGTCGCGGGAACCGCTCCCTCAGAGTGACAAGGTAGGTGAACTATGACTGTCCGAGATCCAGTTTGTGGAATGGAAATCGACTCCCAGAATGCGTTTGCCAAACGCGAACACATGGGACAGACATTCTACTTTTGCTCCCAATCCTGCGTCGAAAACTTCGACGCGGATCCGCATCGCTACGCCTCGGTGGTTCCGTCAGCGACAACGGGCATCGCGGCGGATACAAGCGGACCGCTTCGCATCGCCCTCCCCGTAGGCGGACTCCAAAAATATGGCGGACCCGCGCTGGAAGGCGCGCTTCGCGCATTATCCGGTGTGAGCAAGGTGACTGCCAACGCGAAGGAGAGCCGCGTTTTTGTGGAATACGATCCGTCGTGGGTCAGTGTGGCAGATCTATTGGATGCGGTGCGCGGCGCGGGCTTCAATGTGAGCGGTCAGACCCTGCGCCTGAAGGTCAGCGGTTTGTACTGCGCCGAGTGTGTGGCGAGGATCGAAGATGCGGTCAAGGCTGTGCCCGGCGTGCTGGATGCGACCATGAACGCCGCGACCAACGAAGTGAAGGTCGAGTATTCGCCCATTATCGGCGACTTGGGTCAACTCACGAAAGCGGTTGAAAACGCGGGTCCCTACAAAGCCACGCGCGCCGCGGAAGCCTCCGAACCCGAAATGGACAAGGAGGCGGAAGCCACCGAACGGGAATACCGCTCGCTCATGCGCAAGTGGTGGTTTGGAGCGGCAGTCGGGGCTCCCACCATGATCCTGTCTTTTCCGTGGCTGTTTCCGGTGTTGCGCGACTGGTTTCCGCGTGAAAGCCCGCAGCTTATTTACTTGTGGTATGCGATGGGCGTTGCCAGTCTGGCGGTGCTGATCTATTCCGGCAATCAGTTCTTCACGGGCGCCTGGGATGCCCTCAAACACCGCTCGGCAAACATGCACACCCTCATTGCGCTGGGCACCGGCGTCGCCTGGCTGTACTCCACAGTTGCGTTGCTGTTCCCGCAGATCTTCCCCGAAGGAGGCTTCACCGAGGTGTACTACGATGTGACCGTGGTGGTCACAGCCCTGGTCGTGCTCGGTCTGGCGATGGAACTCAAAGCCAAAGGACGCACGTCGGAAGCCATCAAGAAACTCATCGGTTTGCAAGCCAAAACTGCGCGCGTCGTGCGCGATGGACAGGAGGTGGATATTCCGGTTGAAGAAGTATTGGTCAACGATATTGTGGTCGTGCGCCCCGGCGAGAAGATTCCGGTGGATGGTGATGTGATCGAAGGACAATCGGCTGTTGACGAATCCATGATCACGGGTGAATCGCTTCCTGTCTCGAAGAAAGTGGGCGATGAGGTCATCGGCGCGACAATCAACAAGACCGGCTCGTTCAAGTTCCGCGCCACGAAAGTGGGCAAGGATACGGCGCTCTCGAACATCATCCGTCTTGTGCAGGACGCGCAGGGCAGCAAGGTTCCGATCCAGCGCATCGTGGATCAGGTGTCGGCGTACTTCACACCCTCAGTCATGATCCTGGCGACCATCGGCTTCGTGATCTGGTATGACTTTGGTCCCAGCCCGGCACTGACCTATGCTCTTATCGTGGCGGTGACAACGCTCATCATCGCCTGCCCGTGCGCGCTTGGCATGGCAACGCCCATGAGCCTGACGACCGGCATCGGTCTGGGGGCGCAGAACGGCATCCTCATCCGCTCCGGCGACGCGCTGCAAGCTGCCGAAAAATTGAACGCCATCATCCTCGACAAGACCGGGACCATCACCGTCGGCAAGCCGTCGCTCACAGACGTAGTGCTGGCTTTAGGTCAGAATGAGGCGGATGTTCTGCGTCTGGCAGCCTCCGTGGAGAGATCGTCCGAGCATCCGCTGGCGCTGGCGATTGTCGAGGGCGCACAGGCGCGCGGCATCAAGTTAAGCAATGTCGAAACGTTCGATGCCATTCCTGGTCACGGCGTCTCCGCCACCGTCGAGGGGCGGCGCGTGCTGATCGGCAATCTCAAACTGATGAACCGCGAAGGGATCGCACTTGGCGATCTGGAAGAGAAATCGAAAGCACTGGCTGACGATGGCAAAACACCAATGTATGTGGCGCTCGACAACAAAGCCGCGGGCATCATTGCCGTGGCTGACACGGTCAAGGAAGATTCAAAGACCGCCATTGCCGCGCTGAAGAAGATGGGGCAGGAAGTGGTGATGATCACCGGCGATAACGAGCGCACTGCCAATGCCATTGCGCGTCAGGTGGGTGTGGATCGCGTGATGGCGGAGGTCCTACCGCAGGATAAAGCCTTCAACGTTCAGAAACTGCAGCTCGAAGGCAAGAAGGTGGCGATGGTTGGCGATGGTATCAACGACGCGCCCGCGCTTGCCCAGGCTGACATCGGCATGGCGATTGGCACCGGTACGGACGTAGCCATCGAAGCCTCGGATATAACGCTGATCAAAGGCAGTTTGATGGGCGTCGTGACAGCCATTCAATTGAGCCGCGCCACGATGCGGAACGTGTATCAGAACCTGGTGGGTGCGTTCATCTACAACACGGCAGGTCTGCCCATTGCGCTGGGCGCGCTATACCCGTTCTTTGGAATTTTGCTCTCGCCGCTTCTCGCGGCGCTGGCGATGTCGTTCAGCAGTGTGACGGTCATCGGCAACGCCAACCGGCTCAAGAAATGGAAACCGGCAAG harbors:
- a CDS encoding copper-translocating P-type ATPase is translated as MEIDSQNAFAKREHMGQTFYFCSQSCVENFDADPHRYASVVPSATTGIAADTSGPLRIALPVGGLQKYGGPALEGALRALSGVSKVTANAKESRVFVEYDPSWVSVADLLDAVRGAGFNVSGQTLRLKVSGLYCAECVARIEDAVKAVPGVLDATMNAATNEVKVEYSPIIGDLGQLTKAVENAGPYKATRAAEASEPEMDKEAEATEREYRSLMRKWWFGAAVGAPTMILSFPWLFPVLRDWFPRESPQLIYLWYAMGVASLAVLIYSGNQFFTGAWDALKHRSANMHTLIALGTGVAWLYSTVALLFPQIFPEGGFTEVYYDVTVVVTALVVLGLAMELKAKGRTSEAIKKLIGLQAKTARVVRDGQEVDIPVEEVLVNDIVVVRPGEKIPVDGDVIEGQSAVDESMITGESLPVSKKVGDEVIGATINKTGSFKFRATKVGKDTALSNIIRLVQDAQGSKVPIQRIVDQVSAYFTPSVMILATIGFVIWYDFGPSPALTYALIVAVTTLIIACPCALGMATPMSLTTGIGLGAQNGILIRSGDALQAAEKLNAIILDKTGTITVGKPSLTDVVLALGQNEADVLRLAASVERSSEHPLALAIVEGAQARGIKLSNVETFDAIPGHGVSATVEGRRVLIGNLKLMNREGIALGDLEEKSKALADDGKTPMYVALDNKAAGIIAVADTVKEDSKTAIAALKKMGQEVVMITGDNERTANAIARQVGVDRVMAEVLPQDKAFNVQKLQLEGKKVAMVGDGINDAPALAQADIGMAIGTGTDVAIEASDITLIKGSLMGVVTAIQLSRATMRNVYQNLVGAFIYNTAGLPIALGALYPFFGILLSPLLAALAMSFSSVTVIGNANRLKKWKPAS
- a CDS encoding cytochrome C biogenesis protein CcmH; protein product: MATETTSLFPNQSERLKIFLHALLFVFGFSLVFVIGWGGSVTALGQLFGTYKRVIAQIGGVVVIAFGLATLEVIHIPWFYADTRTQYSGQRGTFGGSALMGIFFAAGWSPCIGATLGAILTMGLSQQTVGQAMWLASGYSLGLGIPFLAMAVGLERASGWVKRMRPYQKYFKIASGVFIITIGILLLTNTMSLIAIWAFKNGLYIEKFTLFAAAPTYFTAILAGLLSFLSPCVLPLVPAYLGYLSGHTIQKA